The following are from one region of the Pocillopora verrucosa isolate sample1 chromosome 3, ASM3666991v2, whole genome shotgun sequence genome:
- the LOC131788136 gene encoding sorting nexin-33, translated as MAVSPGCKVRVLYDFEGDRPSGELVVYADEILTVTRTDVGEGWWEGVGPDGSRGLFPEAYVELAEYPAPQSDNLRPLPSAPLHNQGSVDGADGWDDDWDDDETVSNYSGGDQESTISSLPRRGTNSGMVRTGTVRKSMNRFSYFVKSGGEAFVIGTQQTDVKVPQNEKVSIMEDRKRITWCSHPDPFTCVINSPEKKSKFKGMKSFIAYNIIPSNTGVVVSRRYKHFDWLFGRLVEKYTCISIPPLPDKQITGRFGEEFVEKRRDKLQLWMNRICLHPVLSQSIVFKHFITCGENEKEWKQGKRAAESDKLVGASFFMTVDRPQERLELVPVENRIEQFGRFIKSMDESVRAIQDRGQVHCEKCQGSYRNEYKKIGSTFGSLSTAFAIDEDSPSSQQLTQAVEHTAKIYDDIGEMIAEQPKNDFLPLLEGLKEYSGMLSTYPDVLQVHKGTIGKVKECQRLKDEEKMEDSTFEEVCSRADTITYVSYAEMSHFHDQKVKDFKSMMQHFLQEQISHHQRVIQKLEESLKMYDNVQI; from the exons ATGGCGGTTTCACCTGGCTGTAAA GTACGCGTACTGTACGATTTTGAAGGTGATCGACCTTCTGGAGAACTCGTCGTCTACGCGGACGAAATTCTGACCGTGACCAGAACG GACGTCGGAGAGGGTTGGTGGGAAGGAGTTGGACCCGACGGATCTAGAGGTCTGTTTCCTGAGGCCTATGTAGAG CTAGCAGAGTATCCAGCACCACAGTCTGACAACCTCCGTCCTTTACCTTCGGCACCTCTGCATAATCAGGGCTCAGTGGATGGAGCAGATGGATGGGATGATGATTGGGATGATGATGAAACTGTCAGCAACTACAGTGGGGGAGACCAGGAGTCAACAATCTCATCATTACCAAGGAGAGGAACCAATTCAGGAATGGTTAGAACAGGGACAGTTCGAAAGAGCATGAATAG GTTCTCGTACTTTGTGAAATCTGGTGGAGAAGCTTTTGTCATTGGTACACAACAAACAGATGTAAAAGTTCCACAGAATGAGAAAGTATCGATCATG GAAGACAGAAAGCGGATTACTTGGTGCAGCCATCCAGACCCATTCACATGTGTGATAAATTCCcctgagaaaaaaagtaaatttaaaggGATGAAGAGTTTTATTGCGTACAACATAATACCCAGT aataCTGGAGTTGTTGTCAGCAGACGGTACAaacattttgattggctgtttgGCCGCTTGGTTGAAAAGTATACATGTATATCAATTCCACCATTACCAGACAAACAAATCACAG GGAGATTTGGTGAAGAGTTTGTGGAGaaaagaagagataaacttcAACTGTGGATGAACAGAATATGTCTTCATCCCGTGCTATCTCAAAGTATCgtgttcaaacattttattacATGTGGGGAAAATGAGAAG GAATGGAAGCAAGGAAAACGAGCAGCAGAGAGTGATAAACTTGTTGGTGCATCTTTTTTTATGACAGTAGACCGTCCCCAAGAAAGATTAGAACTTGTGCCAGT agaaaatagaATAGAACAATTTGGACGATTTATCAAAAGTATGGATGAAAGTGTCAGGGCAATTCAGGACAGAGGTCAAGTGCACTGTGAGAAGTGCCAAGGAT catACAGGAATGAATATAAGAAGATTGGTAGCACTTTTGGATCTCTTAGCACAGCTTTTGCTATTGATGAAGATTCGCCAA gTTCTCAACAATTAACTCAAGCAGTAGAGCATACAGCAAAAATTTATGATGATATTGGAGAAATGATAGCAGAACAG cccAAGAATGACTTTTTACCTTTGTTAGAAGGACTTAAGGAATATTCAGGAATGCTAAGCACCTACCCAGATGTACTACAAGTTCACAAG GGTACAATTGGCAAAGTGAAAGAATGTCAGAGACTTAAGGATGAAGAGAAGATGGAG GATTCTACTTTTGAAGAAGTTTGCTCACGAGCAGACACCATAACATATGTTTCATATG CTGAAATGAGCCATTTTCATGATCAAAAAGTTAAAGACTTTAAAAGTATGATGCAGCACTTTCTACAAGAACAAATCAGCCATCATCAAAGG GTAATACAGAAGTTAGAAGAATCCTTGAAGATGTATGATAACGTTCAAATATAA
- the LOC136279715 gene encoding uncharacterized protein isoform X2: protein MAEVTNQYSSENLKRKRKHSRNPHSKDWNKKKKIEPGKGNREVKRTQIIQPQLPKTATEISSNWKALQALLEKEKNAKETTGDKKRRQKKTLKRTLKPNLKSENATSSSEVWFDDVDPEDLEEITGKKTKSKTTIGDPHDMLVTGSLEGITKRIALDCEMVGVGSDAKRHMLARVSIVNSHGRVVYDSFVAPQEKVVDYRTHVSGIRPENLKNEFKTVQLEVSRILKEKILVGHSLKNDLEVLLLDHPWKSIRDTAKYKPFQKLVKTKTPSLRKLAKQLLNTSIQEGEHSSVQDAQVAMKLYTLHRKQWERQLHEAKVKPSKKALVNTLVTSSHDR, encoded by the exons atggcaGAGGTCACGAACCAGTACAGCAGCGAAAACTTGAAACGAAAACGCAAACACAGTCGAAACCCGCATTCAAAGGAttggaataaaaagaaaaaaattgaacctgGAAAGGGAAACCGAGAAGTGAAAAGAACGCAGATTATCCAACCTCAATTACCAAAAACCGCCACAGAAATATCGTCTAACTGGAAGGCTTTGCAAGCG TTActggagaaagagaaaaacgcCAAGGAAACCACTggagataaaaaaagaagacagaagaaaACATTAAAGAGAACTCTGAAGCCAAATCTTAAATCAGAAAACGCAACAAG TTCAAGTGAAGTGTGGTTTGATGATGTGGATCCAGAAGACCTTGAGGAAATTActgggaaaaaaacaaagtcaaagACAACAATTGGAGATCCACATGATATGCTAGTAACTGGCAGTCTGGAAGG GATAACAAAAAGGATTGCACTGGACTGTGAAATGGTAGGAGTTGGGTCTGATGCCAAGAGGCACATGTTGGCACGAGTATCCATTGTTAACTCACATGGTCGCGTGGTCTATGACTCGTTCGTGGCACCACAAGAGAAAGTGGTTGATTACCGCACTCACGTCAGTGGAATTAGacctgaaaatttaaaaaatg AATTCAAGACAGTTCAACTTGAAGTTTCAAGAATACTTAAAGAGAAAATCCTTGTTGGACATTCCTTGAAGAATGACCTTGAG gTACTGCTACTTGATCATCCATGGAAAAGTATACGAGATACTGCCAAGTATAAACCATTCCAAAAACTAGTTAAG ACTAAAACCCCTTCACTAAGAAAACTTGCCAAGCAGTTATTGAATACCAGCATTCAAGAAGGAGAACATTCTTCT GTACAAGATGCACAGGTAGCAATGAAGCTCTACACTTTGCACAGAAAACAGTGGGAAAGACAATTACATGAAGCTAAAGTAAAGCCCTCTAAGAAAGCACTTGTAAATACACTTGTCACCTCAAGTCATGATAGATAA
- the LOC136279714 gene encoding protein adenylyltransferase Fic-like, with product MPPVFHLILASLTGVAVALIATYIPSIWRPWFWRPSLESYAPGFNLVLAPQTALVEKTPLQGEALHALKLALEMNGERKRDKALKLFKQAEALSPHHPEILLHYGEFLEEDDVIHAEHLYTRALAVSPENSRAMANRGRTLPKVRQLDQEMLDKIDKKRDELFRVPKGSLAMKRAVTEAYYKHIYHSNAIEGNTMTLSMTRAIVETRMAVPGKSILEHNEVLGLDEAMKFVNGSLLQKQEKITLDDVVEIHRRVLGHAHPLEAGRFRTTQVFVGNHVPPSPMEIERHVNEFNEWLMSREPEMLHPIEFAALAHYKLVYIHPFTDGNGRTSRLLMNSILMRAGFPPVIIRFQDRYKYYEYLDMANHGDVRPFIRFVARCTERTIDEYLSVTTIYPVGHEKHPELTDAHDINSEDTFNVDKNSQ from the exons ATGCCTCCTGTGTTTCATTTGATTCTTGCAAGCCTTACGGGAGTTGCTGTGGCGCTGATCGCGACTTACATTCCCTCAATATGGAGGCCGTGGTTTTGGCGTCCATCACTCGAATCATACGCACCTGGTTTCAATCTTGTCTTAGCACCACAAACCGCTTTAGTGGAGAAAA CTCCTTTGCAAGGGGAGGCTCTTCATGCTCTTAAACTTGCTTTAGAAATGAAtggtgaaagaaaaagagacaaaGCCTTGAAACTTTTCAAACAAGCTGAGGCATTATCACCTCATCACCCTGAGATTCTTTTACATTATGGGGAATTTCTTGAAGAAGATGATGTTATTCATGCTGAGCATCTTTATACAAGAGCTCTAGCTGTTAGTCCTGAAAACTCCAGGGCAATGGCAAACAGGGGAAGGACATTACCCAAGGTACGACAGCTTGATCAGGAAATGCTTGATAAGATTGATAAGAAAAGAGATGAACTCTTCCGTGTTCCAAAAGGAAGCCTAGCTATGAAAAGAGCTGTTACTGAGGCTTACTACAAACATATATATCACTCAAATGCCATTGAAGGTAACACAATGACATTATCAATGACAAGAGCAATTGTGGAAACAAGAATGGCAGTGCCTGGAAAGAGTATATTAGAGCACAATGAAGTCTTAGGGCTTGACGAAGCAATGAAATTTGTCAATGGGTCCCTACtccaaaaacaagaaaaaattacattagATGACGTTGTTGAAATACACCGCCGCGTTTTGGGACATGCTCACCCTTTGGAAGCTGGTAGATTCAGAACCACACAGGTATTTGTAGGGAATCATGTTCCCCCCAGCCCAATGGAGATTGAAAGACATGTGAATGAATTTAATGAATGGCTTATGTCCAGAGAACCTGAAATGCTTCATCCCATAGAATTTGCAGCTCTTGCGCATTACAAACTTGTCTACATTCATCCATTTACAGATGGCAATGGAAGAACTAGCAGACTGTTAATGAATTCCATTTTGATGCGAGCAGGGTTCCCCCCAGTTATTATTAGATTTCAAGACAGATACAAATATTATGAATACTTAGATATGGCCAATCATGGTGATGTTAGACCTTTTATAAGATTTGTGGCCAGGTGTACAGAAAGAACCATTGATGAGTATCTGTCGGTAACAACTATTTATCCAGTGGGTCATGAGAAGCATCCAGAGTTGACTGATGCCCATGACATAAATAGTGAAGATACATTTAATGTGGATAAAAATTCacaataa
- the LOC136279715 gene encoding uncharacterized protein isoform X1 — protein MAEVTNQYSSENLKRKRKHSRNPHSKDWNKKKKIEPGKGNREVKRTQIIQPQLPKTATEISSNWKALQALLEKEKNAKETTGDKKRRQKKTLKRTLKPNLKSENATSSSEVWFDDVDPEDLEEITGKKTKSKTTIGDPHDMLVTGSLEGITKRIALDCEMVGVGSDAKRHMLARVSIVNSHGRVVYDSFVAPQEKVVDYRTHVSGIRPENLKNAPEFKTVQLEVSRILKEKILVGHSLKNDLEVLLLDHPWKSIRDTAKYKPFQKLVKTKTPSLRKLAKQLLNTSIQEGEHSSVQDAQVAMKLYTLHRKQWERQLHEAKVKPSKKALVNTLVTSSHDR, from the exons atggcaGAGGTCACGAACCAGTACAGCAGCGAAAACTTGAAACGAAAACGCAAACACAGTCGAAACCCGCATTCAAAGGAttggaataaaaagaaaaaaattgaacctgGAAAGGGAAACCGAGAAGTGAAAAGAACGCAGATTATCCAACCTCAATTACCAAAAACCGCCACAGAAATATCGTCTAACTGGAAGGCTTTGCAAGCG TTActggagaaagagaaaaacgcCAAGGAAACCACTggagataaaaaaagaagacagaagaaaACATTAAAGAGAACTCTGAAGCCAAATCTTAAATCAGAAAACGCAACAAG TTCAAGTGAAGTGTGGTTTGATGATGTGGATCCAGAAGACCTTGAGGAAATTActgggaaaaaaacaaagtcaaagACAACAATTGGAGATCCACATGATATGCTAGTAACTGGCAGTCTGGAAGG GATAACAAAAAGGATTGCACTGGACTGTGAAATGGTAGGAGTTGGGTCTGATGCCAAGAGGCACATGTTGGCACGAGTATCCATTGTTAACTCACATGGTCGCGTGGTCTATGACTCGTTCGTGGCACCACAAGAGAAAGTGGTTGATTACCGCACTCACGTCAGTGGAATTAGacctgaaaatttaaaaaatg CTCCAGAATTCAAGACAGTTCAACTTGAAGTTTCAAGAATACTTAAAGAGAAAATCCTTGTTGGACATTCCTTGAAGAATGACCTTGAG gTACTGCTACTTGATCATCCATGGAAAAGTATACGAGATACTGCCAAGTATAAACCATTCCAAAAACTAGTTAAG ACTAAAACCCCTTCACTAAGAAAACTTGCCAAGCAGTTATTGAATACCAGCATTCAAGAAGGAGAACATTCTTCT GTACAAGATGCACAGGTAGCAATGAAGCTCTACACTTTGCACAGAAAACAGTGGGAAAGACAATTACATGAAGCTAAAGTAAAGCCCTCTAAGAAAGCACTTGTAAATACACTTGTCACCTCAAGTCATGATAGATAA
- the LOC136279715 gene encoding uncharacterized protein isoform X3, with amino-acid sequence MAEVTNQYSSENLKRKRKHSRNPHSKDWNKKKKIEPGKGNREVKRTQIIQPQLPKTATEISSNWKALQALLEKEKNAKETTGDKKRRQKKTLKRTLKPNLKSENATSEVWFDDVDPEDLEEITGKKTKSKTTIGDPHDMLVTGSLEGITKRIALDCEMVGVGSDAKRHMLARVSIVNSHGRVVYDSFVAPQEKVVDYRTHVSGIRPENLKNAPEFKTVQLEVSRILKEKILVGHSLKNDLEVLLLDHPWKSIRDTAKYKPFQKLVKTKTPSLRKLAKQLLNTSIQEGEHSSVQDAQVAMKLYTLHRKQWERQLHEAKVKPSKKALVNTLVTSSHDR; translated from the exons atggcaGAGGTCACGAACCAGTACAGCAGCGAAAACTTGAAACGAAAACGCAAACACAGTCGAAACCCGCATTCAAAGGAttggaataaaaagaaaaaaattgaacctgGAAAGGGAAACCGAGAAGTGAAAAGAACGCAGATTATCCAACCTCAATTACCAAAAACCGCCACAGAAATATCGTCTAACTGGAAGGCTTTGCAAGCG TTActggagaaagagaaaaacgcCAAGGAAACCACTggagataaaaaaagaagacagaagaaaACATTAAAGAGAACTCTGAAGCCAAATCTTAAATCAGAAAACGCAACAAG TGAAGTGTGGTTTGATGATGTGGATCCAGAAGACCTTGAGGAAATTActgggaaaaaaacaaagtcaaagACAACAATTGGAGATCCACATGATATGCTAGTAACTGGCAGTCTGGAAGG GATAACAAAAAGGATTGCACTGGACTGTGAAATGGTAGGAGTTGGGTCTGATGCCAAGAGGCACATGTTGGCACGAGTATCCATTGTTAACTCACATGGTCGCGTGGTCTATGACTCGTTCGTGGCACCACAAGAGAAAGTGGTTGATTACCGCACTCACGTCAGTGGAATTAGacctgaaaatttaaaaaatg CTCCAGAATTCAAGACAGTTCAACTTGAAGTTTCAAGAATACTTAAAGAGAAAATCCTTGTTGGACATTCCTTGAAGAATGACCTTGAG gTACTGCTACTTGATCATCCATGGAAAAGTATACGAGATACTGCCAAGTATAAACCATTCCAAAAACTAGTTAAG ACTAAAACCCCTTCACTAAGAAAACTTGCCAAGCAGTTATTGAATACCAGCATTCAAGAAGGAGAACATTCTTCT GTACAAGATGCACAGGTAGCAATGAAGCTCTACACTTTGCACAGAAAACAGTGGGAAAGACAATTACATGAAGCTAAAGTAAAGCCCTCTAAGAAAGCACTTGTAAATACACTTGTCACCTCAAGTCATGATAGATAA